From a single Poecilia reticulata strain Guanapo linkage group LG2, Guppy_female_1.0+MT, whole genome shotgun sequence genomic region:
- the LOC108166977 gene encoding diacylglycerol kinase gamma-like: MGEMNWMCLSPAEFNQLQQYTESNGSSSSVPLQPIDYEGFQLFMATYLENTIPEELCQHLFTFFKSKTGRCSPDQPQPGTSLRDARSIDAGISIQTEVACAPITGMNGKSILTAMSLYTPEHSTTRSAAGSGASTSSSQRSGTAANAPGGPYRSPGAQVQPSASTSNTLTPSAGSSKSAGTPKLQSEKRNSEKQVSLQKSPPSQAGSPQTSPQVVFLKDIVCYLSLLERGTPEDKLEFMFRLYDTDANGLLDSSVLFVSEYQQKHQLTLYEKA, from the exons CTAacggctcctcctcctctgttccCCTGCAGCCCATTGACTATGAGGGCTTCCAGCTCTTCATGGCCACCTACCTGGAGAACACCATTCCAGAGGAGCTGTGTCAGCATCTGTTCACCTTCTTCAAGAGCAAGACGGGGCGCTGCTCTCCRGACCAGCCTCAGCCGGGAACCAGCTTRCGGG ACGCCCGTTCCATTGATGCAGGCATCTCTATTCAGACTGAAGTGGCCTGTGCCCCCATTACAG GGATGAACGGGAAGAGCATCCTGACTGCGATGAGCCTATACACTCCGGAGCACTCCACTACAAGGAGTGCAGCGGGCTCCGGAGCCTCTACATCCTCCTCACAGCGCTCAGGTACAGCGGCCAACGCACCAGGGGGGCCCTATCGATCACCAGGCGCTCAGGTCCAACCTTCAGCCTCCACCAGCAACACCCTGACCCCCAGTGCTGGTTCTTCCAAAAGTGCTGGAACCCCAAAACTTCAGTCAG AGAAGAGAAACTCTGAGAAGCAAGTTTCCCTGCAGAAGAGCCCGCCGTCTCAGGCAGGCTCCCCGCAGACGTCCCCTCAGGTGGTCTTTCTCAAGGACATCGTCTGCTACCTTTCACTGCTGGAAAGGGGGACGCCGGAGGACAAGCTGGAGT TCATGTTCCGACTGTACGACACAGACGCCAACGGGCTCCTGGACAGCTCA gttctgtttgtttctgaataCCAGCAGAAGCATCAGCTGACGCTTTACGAGAAGGCATAG